Proteins co-encoded in one Pseudarthrobacter chlorophenolicus A6 genomic window:
- the lysA gene encoding diaminopimelate decarboxylase, producing the protein MTHTAAQGSPLAPEWLAVPEDLNALHEPMWAGDAARNADGELAIGGIPVSELQRQYGTPLFVMSENDFRARARAFSDAFNDAFADICGGVDVYYAGKSFLCTAVVRWVEEEGLRLDTASGGELAVAYRAGIPGADVALHGNNKSDGEIHRALDMGLGRIVVDSLDELARVGAIAQGRGEQAKVMLRLTPGVHAHTHEFIATAHEDQKFGLSMAADTTDEAGISASEEAVAAATAHPGIELLGLHCHIGSQIFEPDGFALAAEKLLRFLAAMQEKYSITLPELDLGGGYGIAYTPEDTPRPAAEIANAMAAVVRSTCAELGIDAPRISIEPGRAIVGSTTFTLYEVGTLKTVRVDAPGTSGDGDAGDNVTYPRRYVSVDGGMSDNARPVLYDADYSAVLASRTSNAAPQLSRVVGKHCESGDIVVRDVYLPEDVAAGDLLAVPGTGAYCWALSSNYNYLARPGVVAVRDGSSRLIVRGETEEDLLNRDMGA; encoded by the coding sequence ATGACGCACACAGCAGCCCAGGGATCTCCGCTTGCCCCGGAGTGGCTTGCCGTTCCGGAAGACCTCAACGCCCTCCACGAGCCGATGTGGGCCGGTGACGCAGCGCGCAACGCTGACGGTGAACTCGCCATCGGCGGCATCCCCGTCAGCGAGTTGCAGCGGCAATACGGGACGCCGCTCTTCGTGATGAGCGAGAACGACTTCCGTGCCCGGGCCAGGGCATTCAGCGACGCCTTCAACGACGCCTTCGCGGATATCTGCGGGGGCGTGGATGTCTACTATGCCGGCAAGTCGTTCCTCTGCACCGCGGTGGTCCGCTGGGTGGAGGAGGAAGGGCTGCGGCTGGACACGGCTTCGGGCGGCGAACTTGCGGTGGCCTACCGCGCCGGAATCCCCGGGGCCGACGTCGCCCTGCACGGCAACAACAAGTCCGACGGCGAGATCCACAGGGCGCTGGACATGGGCCTGGGGCGGATCGTGGTGGACAGCCTCGATGAGCTGGCGCGCGTCGGTGCGATCGCGCAGGGGCGCGGGGAGCAGGCGAAGGTGATGCTGCGGCTCACCCCCGGCGTGCATGCCCACACCCACGAATTCATTGCCACCGCCCACGAGGACCAGAAGTTCGGCCTCTCCATGGCTGCCGACACCACCGATGAAGCGGGCATTTCCGCCTCCGAGGAAGCGGTGGCCGCCGCAACAGCGCATCCCGGCATCGAGCTGCTGGGCCTGCACTGCCACATCGGATCCCAGATTTTCGAACCCGATGGCTTTGCCCTCGCTGCCGAGAAGCTGTTGCGCTTCCTGGCCGCCATGCAGGAAAAGTACTCCATCACCCTGCCGGAACTGGACCTCGGCGGCGGCTACGGGATCGCCTACACGCCGGAGGACACCCCGCGCCCTGCCGCTGAGATCGCCAACGCGATGGCCGCCGTCGTGCGTTCCACCTGCGCAGAGCTTGGCATCGACGCGCCGCGCATCTCCATCGAACCGGGACGCGCCATTGTGGGCAGCACCACCTTCACGTTGTACGAGGTGGGGACGCTGAAGACGGTCCGCGTGGACGCACCCGGCACCTCCGGTGACGGTGATGCGGGCGACAACGTTACGTATCCCCGCCGGTATGTTTCGGTGGACGGCGGCATGAGCGATAACGCCCGCCCGGTGCTGTACGACGCGGATTATTCGGCCGTCCTGGCCTCCCGCACCTCCAACGCCGCCCCGCAGCTGTCCCGCGTAGTGGGCAAACATTGCGAGAGCGGCGACATAGTTGTTAGAGATGTATATCTGCCCGAGGACGTGGCAGCCGGTGATCTGCTTGCTGTACCGGGGACCGGCGCCTACTGCTGGGCCCTCTCGAGCAACTACAACTATCTGGCCCGGCCGGGCGTTGTCGCTGTGCGCGACGGATCTTCCCGGCTGATTGTCCGCGGGGAAACCGAAGAAGATCTGCTGAACCGCGACATGGGAGCCTGA
- the argS gene encoding arginine--tRNA ligase — MTPEELSLAISACLKDAVAAGEIALAESAVPEDVRVERPKNRDHGDWATNIALQLAKQAGTNPREFATILSARLKTISGVSAVDIAGPGFLNITVDAAAAGALAKAIVEAGTQYGTNTALAGHTVNMEFVSANPTGPLHIGHTRWAALGDAIARVLRASGADVTAEYYINDAGSQMNTFANSVYSRLHGLPVPEGGYPGQYIADLGHEVLTAHPDIRELTEVAALPVIRAAAYEAQMKDIKATLADFGVAFDVFFSEQELHDAGAIESAVARLREQGHVFDDGGAVWLRTTDFGDDKDRVMIRANGEPTYFAADAAYYLSKKDRGYTEKIYLLGADHHGYIHRLKAIAAAAGDDPEVNIEVLIGQLVSVNGAKLSKRAGNIIELKDLIDWLGKDAVRYSLARFPADSPLTLDPELLKKNSNENPVFYVQYAHARSRGAARNAVAAGVERQVDGADSFDASLLDHATENELLSYLGSYPSIVAKAAELREPHRVARHLEAIAGAYHRWYDACRIAPMGEEAVTDVNRTRLWLNDATSQVLANGLDLLGVSAPERM, encoded by the coding sequence ACGTGCGCGTGGAGCGACCCAAGAACCGGGACCACGGCGACTGGGCCACCAACATCGCGCTGCAGCTCGCCAAGCAGGCCGGCACGAATCCCCGCGAATTCGCCACCATCCTTAGCGCACGGCTGAAGACGATCAGCGGCGTCTCCGCCGTGGATATCGCCGGGCCGGGATTCCTGAACATCACCGTTGACGCCGCTGCCGCCGGTGCGCTCGCCAAAGCCATCGTCGAGGCCGGCACGCAGTACGGAACCAACACCGCGCTCGCCGGCCACACCGTCAACATGGAATTCGTCTCCGCCAACCCCACCGGGCCGCTGCACATCGGCCATACGCGGTGGGCCGCCCTCGGCGACGCCATCGCCCGCGTGCTGCGCGCCTCGGGCGCCGACGTCACCGCCGAGTACTACATCAACGACGCCGGCTCGCAGATGAACACATTCGCCAACTCCGTGTACTCCCGCCTGCACGGCCTGCCCGTCCCCGAGGGCGGCTACCCGGGCCAGTACATCGCAGACCTCGGCCATGAGGTCCTGACGGCGCACCCGGACATCCGCGAGCTCACCGAGGTGGCCGCCCTGCCGGTCATCCGTGCTGCCGCCTACGAAGCCCAGATGAAGGACATCAAGGCCACCCTCGCGGACTTCGGCGTCGCATTCGACGTCTTCTTCTCCGAGCAGGAGCTGCACGACGCCGGCGCGATCGAAAGTGCCGTGGCGCGCCTGCGCGAGCAGGGCCACGTGTTCGACGACGGCGGCGCGGTCTGGCTGCGCACCACGGACTTTGGCGATGACAAGGACCGCGTCATGATCCGCGCCAACGGCGAGCCCACCTACTTCGCCGCGGACGCCGCCTACTACCTTTCCAAGAAGGACCGCGGCTACACGGAGAAGATCTACCTGCTGGGCGCCGACCACCACGGCTACATCCACCGCCTCAAGGCGATTGCCGCCGCCGCCGGGGACGATCCCGAGGTCAACATCGAGGTACTGATCGGCCAGCTCGTCTCCGTCAACGGGGCCAAGCTCTCCAAGCGCGCGGGCAACATCATCGAACTCAAGGACCTCATTGACTGGCTGGGCAAGGACGCGGTCCGCTACTCGCTGGCCCGCTTCCCGGCGGATTCCCCGCTGACGCTTGACCCGGAGCTGCTGAAAAAGAACAGCAACGAAAACCCGGTGTTCTACGTGCAGTACGCCCACGCCCGTTCCCGCGGCGCCGCGCGCAACGCGGTGGCAGCCGGCGTGGAACGCCAGGTGGACGGCGCGGACAGCTTCGACGCTTCCCTCCTTGACCACGCAACAGAAAATGAGCTGCTGTCCTACCTGGGCAGCTACCCGTCGATCGTGGCCAAAGCCGCGGAACTGCGCGAACCGCACCGGGTGGCACGGCACCTCGAGGCCATCGCCGGCGCCTACCACCGCTGGTATGACGCCTGCCGCATTGCCCCGATGGGCGAAGAGGCCGTCACTGATGTCAACCGCACGCGGCTCTGGCTCAATGACGCCACCAGCCAGGTACTGGCCAACGGCCTTGACCTCCTGGGCGTTTCCGCGCCGGAACGGATGTAG